Within the Syngnathoides biaculeatus isolate LvHL_M chromosome 13, ASM1980259v1, whole genome shotgun sequence genome, the region gttttgtgaggaAATGTTTCGGTGACAAATTACTTTAGCATTGCAGCGCTCTTGTCTTGGTAGAGCGTCGTAAGCGCGTCCCCTCCGCTCCGGTGTGGTGCTTTCAGGAACACTCGTTAAAACGAATATTTTGTCAAATCACTTGTTTTATGATGAAAACGATTCCTACACTTTAATATCTTGAACGTGACTTGTTATTAGTAGACCTTTTCTCTCGAACTATTAAAAGTACCACCTAAAATAATACTTAGCTCTCCAAGTATCACCATTATCATGACCAATATTAGTGTTAGTGGGCATACGTGTTCAAGAAACGCGACAAAGAGGTTGcaatcttgagaaaaaaaagatgtaagcCAGTTTGAAGAATAACACTGTGCTAAAATAGAGgtactttaaaatatttgtagtACTTGTATTTTGAAAGGCACCCGCCTGGCCTGGCCTTCATACACATCACTAAATGAGAGTGTAGTTGCCTGATGTCAGGTTAAACAAAATGCTTATAGCAATTCAATTAGACTGTAAattcgaaaaaaaaacattatcataCCAGCGTGATTTCAATCTCCGTACAAATTCAGGTTAAATCTCAGAGTAGGAACTGAACTATCATAAAGCGAGGATCATGCTCGCTGTACGATGTGGTAGTGCCATAACTGTCCAGTAGGTGGTAGTATCACACTACAGAAATGGAATGGTGATATTTACAGAGGGGTGGATCATCGTTTTCAATAAACCATGTTACCTGTATTGTTGGCAAATCAATACGCTTACATTAATATATCTTACtcattgcttttttgttttcatgaagtTGCGGAGTACAATTTCCCTGACCTATCGGCAGATGTATTTGCTTAAACTGAGTACAGTAATACATGCAcctcattttatgtattttttttcttatttcagATGAGCAATGTTGAGAATAGTTGTTGCAATTTacttgacaaataaaaaatgtccttttgaCAGATGTTTATCCtcgcaaatactttttttcctcattccatTACATTTTTGAAGGTTTTCCTTCcttgaatgtttgtttgcatttactGGCCAAGGACAACCTGCCTGTGGTGTTGGAAAAAGAATTctacattttattaataattttccgTTTTTAAAATCCCATTTATTCATGATCTATGTCGCAGTGGTGTGAATTTTTCCTGCTCTGCATGCAGGCTCGATGCAGCAATTATGTAACGTGAGGAGATGCAAAAGATGCTTTCAGGTGGGgggtgtatggggggggggggctatcagTGAGTGGACTTCAACACAGTGACGGTTGGTGCCTGTGGATaagagaggggaggggggagtaACATTTTTGGATTTTGATGTCGGAAATGGAATGAGGAGCATATTTTTACGCGGACTCCTCTGCAGAGCGGAGGACGCCAGAGGAGCACTGGATCCCTGGCGTCTCATGGACCTTCTTAGAACCCCACAAGTGGACCGACAAGGAACAACGCTTTCATTTTGAACGCCAGCctgcttgttttccttttgtttcaTCCTTGCACAAAGTGATAAAAAGAGTTGGGGAAGGGCAGCTATGGCTTGGCCGTGCATCAGCAGAGTCTGCTGCCTGGCTCGGTTCTGGAACCAATTCGACAAATCGGACCTTTCCGTGCCGCTCACCATCCAGAACTACGCGGATATCTCCGAGCAGGAGGTGCGATCCGTCACCATGCAGGTGCCGTCCGCCTCCTCGGTCCCCGGGCCGCGAGGCGCCGGCGGCTCGCCGACCCGAGGCTCCTTCAAGGCGCGCAGGGAGCCGAGCTACAAGCCCCGGGAGGACTACCAACCCCCGGAGGTGCCTTTCCCCAGCGTCACGCAGTACAAGCAGGACTTCAAACCCTGGCCCATTCCCAGGAAGGACCACTTCCCTTGGATAAGTAATGGCGACACCCCGGAGGGGAGGCTCGAGGTGAAAGAGGAGGACGGGAGCAGCTCTCACAAGTAGGGAGTGCACAACTGTCATCGGAAGGGGGCGGAAGGCGACTGGGGGTGGATGAGtgcgggggtgtgggggggttcACTGTACATGCAGTATGATGGGATTTATGCACTTCCATTACATTCTGTGGAAGCGGGTGGCGGGGTTATGATTATTTTGGAAATAGCTACAATTACAAGTTACTCTGCTGAAAATGTAATACTAGTGTGACGATTTCAATTACTTTCTAGGAGTAGTTTATATTATACAGTActtaatttttaatcaatgtatGGACGGGACTGGGATGATTACGGACATTATATTATTTTGGAGTTAACCACATATTTGTTCTtcacaaataataacaaaacagaacgaaatgaaaatacataatacaaatgtttttggtgatttttATATAATATGCGTTTGGCGGTATAGGACGAGCGAAAGGACGTGTTGATGTATTAAACAACAGAACACCTTTTATTTGAAGCTACCAATTTTCAAGAGAGCAAAAGTACTGGAACGGACATGATTAAATTGACGTAAATTTAATATAAcattttcatctgagatgacacgctgtggcgacccctcacgggacaagccaaaaggaaaagaagaagataaattctgacttcaaaatacaaaaacatgcatgttaggatGACTAAAAACTTAATTGTTTAAAGTTTTTCCTACACGTGTCTGACGAAgccaaggttgaatttttttcccccccaaccaTTTCATTTGGTGCaaacaacacagctcatcaccgaAAGAACACAATCCCGACAGTGAAATATAGTGGAGGCAGCATCATGCTCTGGGGCTGATTTTCTTCAGATGGAACTGGAGATTAAATTAAGATGAAAGATATTATAAACTGTTCAAAATAGCGGTCAGTATTTACAGAAAATCTTCAAGCTTCAAGCCAAAACcattgtcaggaaaagcctactagaacatctcaACTTTTATGAACAACTCATCCTCTTCTGTTCCATCTCTCTTCCTTCAGACCAGAGTGCAGGCCGTGGGCGAAAAGCACCAGGAAACATCCGGCAACTGAACCTGCCCCCGTCCCACCTGAGACCAGCTACCAGGCTGCCTACAGCGGCGAGGCTCACCGGTCTACAGGGCCGCACCAGGGGGGCATCGCCTCTGCCAGCACCAACATACAGCCCGCCTCGGTCCCCCGGCCCGTCCTCGGCACCGTGCAAGCCGGCCCCGCTTACAACCCCCTCGTATTACACACCATCCAGCATGAGAAGCCTGAGCTCAGTGCATCAACAAAGGGGCAGGTGAGCAGATTTACATAcgtatttattttcataaaatgttgcTTTACTATTACTTTTGTCAGATTCCAGCGATTTCTGAGCACTGTGGGCTTTTCTTTCATTACCAGAGATgtaccaacaattttgtccatgagcgtatttagaaacaaatctctaAATTCCTCTTCCAGGGTCTTTAAGGCAGAGTTTTTGATACATCAAGCTCAGGCTGCTAAAAATCATCTGGACTCGTCTTTTGGGGAACCCCAGAATAGTGACCCAGCTCGAGCCCCATTAGGTAACACGTTGGTTGACCTCAATAAGCGCACATTTTGAGACGAGATCAGGAAGAATGCGGTCATTCCTTCGAGTGTGCCTTCGAGCAGTATTCACTAACAGCACAGTGCAGTAATTGTTGATATATACTCCACACAATTGCGATATAATATGACATTAAAATACATATGCATATAGTGTCCTTTCCTGACTATGTCGCAGAGTGGAAATATTACATTCTGACCTGGTTCGGAGCTTCCTCCCATAATGAGAAAGCCCTAAAGAGACAGATGCGTTTGCACAAATTGAAATTTGAACACTAGTACAAGCTAAAATAATGGATAAGAGTGTGACAGGATTTGTGCCCAAAGCTGGCAACTCATTAGTGCAAGGACATTGTTCCAGATTAGAGTGGGATAAAGCCCCCAACCCTCCCTGAATGGCTGCTGTCACAACAGTCTTCTTTTTGTGGCAACACAAAACccgatttttgttttccatattttttgagCCCAAGAGCATAATTGCTGATGTAATTTTTGAATATTCAACAAACAAGGAGAGTGCAGTTGCCTCCGATTGTTGATTCATACTGTGAcggtaaaatgaaaatgacatagGCCAGGTTTTCTTAACCTTTTGTTCCTGAAGTTTATACTCACACTAAACatgtttaaaacaaccacaactTTGCCTTAAAATTGACTACCTTAATGCTAATATGAactgccatagacaggctaacaaatagcattgGTGTGACAGTGCAACGCCAATTTAAGCaagctatttgaacacaaaaagtgGAGCAACATGTAAATAGACAATACATGCTTTTATTCTTTATCTTCGGCAAAGAAatactaatattactgcagtttactgAGGAGCTGAGACCATCTCcatattgtttgttttatacTGCCCTCTGGTGGGCAGGGCATAtgcaccagaaggagcagcacactgtcaattgaattgaaacaaaaatgtggaaagaaacctcatatttctttatattctatatccatccatccatccatccagtttcttggctgcttatcctcacaagggagtgctggagcctatcccagctgtcaacggacaggaggcggggtacaccctgaactggtcgccgggcaaccgcaaggcacatcgagacaaacagttgcactcataatcacacccgttgacagctgggaaagcctccagcacacccttgtgaggataagcggcccagaaaatggtTAGATgcatggataataataataataatataatgtataaTGTACAGTGacttttttatgattaaaaccattttttgtgAGGCTGGAACAGACTggtatttcaattaatttcaaatggaaagatgatttgagatgtttGCAACGTGTATCCCAAAGCAAGAAAATAAAACCTCTCTTGTTTTTGATCAAGACTTCGACATACAACACTACAGTACTTTGTTAGTCATGATGGTGGTGGTTATAtaggtatttttatttatttatttatttatttattttaggcaGTAGTCAAAGTAAAGTAAAAGTTTGAGAACTACTTACTTGGGCAATTACACCACTAGGGTAACGAGTCAGTGAAAGTATAATTCGGCAACTCATCCCAGAGCAGAAgatggaaatgtttgaccttttGCCCGTCTGCATAATTTTCTCTGTGATGTTCAATCAAACATGATTAGTGCTTtgccattgggggggggggggggagattgaCGGAACGGAAGCTAGGGAGGTCAAGGGCTGGGCACACGCGCTATTAATCGCAGCGCCACGGTTAGCGAGGGCAAAAGGGTGCCAACGAGGCCACATCAATCACTTCATCAATGGCAGAACATTTACGAGGTCAGATCTCGCCAGTTCGTAATCTGCAAAGTTGTTTTGATGGGGTTCTTCCAGGCCGACCAGGGTACAGTCGATGCTGGTGCGGAAAAGGAGCCCCCTCGAACTCTCTTATTAGATGAATTCTTCAGAATTGATCTGAGCGTGGCCACGGCCTTCGCCTTTGCTCGACAGCGCAACAACACAAGGCAGAGATTTACGTCTGTACAGACTGTGTAATCCGTGTCTGACGTGAGTGAGACAAAGCAAAATtgcaaatgaactcaagtaggATGCAGAGTGCCGAACAGCTCAGCTCCAAATGCAAACGGCGCACGGTCGCCCAGTTCCCAAAGAAGAACTGAGACGTACGCACTGTGAAGAAAGTCAATTGTACAaaattcttcagaaaaatatttttaccccTTCTTCTGCATCCTTTTTCTATCCACAGTACTCAAGCCAGGCTTTTGCTCTCATTGTTCCTCCAGCTTGGACCTCTTCCACTTTCCCACGCTGCCCGGGAAACACACAACGGCATCCTGTGCCAATTTGGCAAAGGGGAAATGCAAAATAACAGTCAGGGTAAACAACGAAGTAATGAGGTCTAGAAGTATGCTGTACAGACAAAACCGCTTAATCAATACCTGTATAGGCGTTGGGTGTATTTTGTTCATGTTATCAAGACATTATCCTTCTGattttgtgggaacagtttgggaaatactcttttcttctttttttttgcgtgaCTAGGCCGCATTGCACAAAGGATTAAGAGCATGGTCGGatcagtttggggggggggatcgagTACGAACAAAGTGAAAACTCACTACATGGTCCTCAGGAGAAAGACTTGAGATACGAATTCTTAATATATGAGTCAaagacaacacaacacaaaatgtagtttttaaagGATTAtttagggaagaaaaaaaaattcacacattGTCATTGCGGTCACATGTAACctctgcaacagttttttttaaaacgtattgttctcaaatgagccaacttggcattataaatatttcttggtcatttgagattgagaagaataattcctaccagaAGTGAActgatcactacacagtcgtgtattttggttgggcgccttccatcacgtttaattgccaaaatccatcgatcttttctggccttttcagctgttattccatagaatgatctctttgaatatctgtcttgtctgttgtgacaaccaagagcacaacaggtctcgggtattgtaaatattctcttccggtgtcgagcagctctgtttgacaggcaatatggcgccgtgaaaatggtgacgtcacatgccacgagctctatagagatGCTGTGGAATGACCTTAGAAAGGCACTTCATGCTTGAAATCCTTCCAATGTGGCTGAATtacaaacaattctgcaaagaccAGTGGGTCAAAATGTCTTTGAAAAACTGTAAGAGACTCATTGCAAGTTATCACAAAGCCTTGATTGCAGTTATTGTTGTTAGGTTTGGTTCGTTAGTGAACAGTTCatcaaaaagaggcttcaaactgtttaatgccactcccagtGGTCATTTAGTGTCAAACCAAACATTAAACAAAGAGGAATGTAATATATGTATTTCAAATAGCCAAACTACTGTCTAAAGAAAGGGCCCATTAGCTAGATGCTAAGGCTaattagcatttatttttgctgcACTTTAACCCTTTCAACTGATAAAAACTCAAATTCAGCAACATGTTGACATAGTATTCAAGGTGTTATGAATCCCACTTGCATTCTAGGCAGGACAAAGTAGATGGCCAAGGCGACCACATCGGAAGGAAGAgcatttaatgacaaaaatggtttatttttaattttgtcattacGGATGGTTTTATAAATTACATTATGCAATActcttttcctcattaaaagACACTACAATTTTTCGcagttttttttcgggggggcgCTGAAAGAGATGAATGGCTTTTCTATTAATTTCAACAGGAAAGGATGATTTGCGGTACAATTTTAATTCACTTATTAGGTGTCTTTCTTAATGTTCCTATATTTCAAGGCACAATGTCAGATGCAGTTACAGAACAGGCAGACCAAGCTGCTGcattgaaaggaaaaaagatgCGATTTTGTGAGAACGTACGGCAGGGGGTactacacacacccacacacactgcTTTGTAACACGCCTTCCCGCACCAAGCACCCAAGGGCTTCCGGGACGGCGAGCCCACCATGCCGACAAAGACTCGCTCTCTGATGCTCACATAAAAAGACTGCAGCAATGAATTAAAATAACTTTGACCTAATTTGCCCCATGACAGATTGAATAATTGCCAGAAGAGAAGAAATGTGGCCAATTTCTCTGGGTtcgcggcaaaaaaaaaaaaaacgtctcacTGGATGTCTGCGTGTTCTTCCGCAGGAACATCTGGCTCGGACCAAGCTGCCACCAAACCCTTCTGCCGTCTTTCAAAGCGGATCACGGGCCTTTTAACATCTGACAGGAGAATGTCTCCGGAAATCTATGCAAGGGGACATGTCAGGAGGGGACCCCCCCCTGCCGAGCTAAGATGATATCACTTGGACACCCCTCCCCCTTTAAAGCCTGCTAGAGTTGCTACGGAATTGAATATGCATGTGAGTGACTagcttgtgttgttttttcctGTATATAACGTGTGTATGCTCTTAACGTTGCTTGGGTTTTAGCAGGTACAAAAATAGTTATTTCATGACCTTATTTGGAAATCCATTGGATTTTGTAGATCTATTGTTAAAGAGTATAAtgtgaattaaataaaaaggaTTAGATTCTTCTGAGCACTTTTCCTCAGTTTTTCAAGAGTTGCTCAtcgtaaaaaaatacacagtaaAATGCTTAACAGCGTTTGTTACAACGCAAAGTTGAACTTCAAAAAAGATGTGGCTGTAGGAAGTTAGGGACACAAAAAATCTGAGGGTTTTGTACTATTTCACAACTCCTTCCATCATGACTAAGGCCCCAGGTccatctgaagaaaaacagccccaaaacatgataCTGCAACCTCCACGCTTCATTGTAGGGTTAGTGTTCTTCTCCAGATTagcagtgttgtttttgtttttggggttttttttttgccaaaaacaacttttgaaatcaaaagtcAATACATTGAAACTAGGTTCCACTGGACCATAACACATTTCCACCATGCGtgtttgggagattttttttcgtcaacgaaaaacatttgtcatttttacaagGACAAATGTGTATCATGTttgcataaaaataaatcaatattatGAGAAGTCATATCATGCATGATATTTAAGTCACAGTTTAAGTGTAGAAGAACGAACATTTTAACAAGTTAAAAAATGAATCATATAATACAcctttattctaaaaaaaagcaagaaaacattttacatatatatatatatattattttaactCCAGTAATATTAAGTATACCGATATGAACCCCGAACCTCAGGACTGAACCAGACACAAGCACATGGCCTGTTCAAACCTTTTTCCTCCTTTAAATCAAGTAcagtgcattttcattttaagtaaTATTCAGCTGTATGTAACTTtagaagtacagtacagttt harbors:
- the map6d1 gene encoding MAP6 domain-containing protein 1, with product MAWPCISRVCCLARFWNQFDKSDLSVPLTIQNYADISEQEVRSVTMQVPSASSVPGPRGAGGSPTRGSFKARREPSYKPREDYQPPEVPFPSVTQYKQDFKPWPIPRKDHFPWISNGDTPEGRLEVKEEDGSSSHKPECRPWAKSTRKHPATEPAPVPPETSYQAAYSGEAHRSTGPHQGGIASASTNIQPASVPRPVLGTVQAGPAYNPLVLHTIQHEKPELSASTKGQEHLARTKLPPNPSAVFQSGSRAF